In Homo sapiens chromosome 11, GRCh38.p14 Primary Assembly, one DNA window encodes the following:
- the PHLDB1 gene encoding pleckstrin homology-like domain family B member 1 isoform X21: MCAWRAKAAAERTPARPGGPLATAMHRLGRGRGRPPGTQELWSLRTMDALNRNQIGPGCQTQTMVQKGPLDLIETGKGLKVQTDKPHLVSLGSGRLSTAITLLPLEEGRTVIGSAARDISLQGPGLAPEHCYIENLRGTLTLYPCGNACTIDGLPVRQPTRLTQGCMLCLGQSTFLRFNHPAEAKWMKSMIPAGGRAPGPPYSPVPAESESLVNGNHTPQTATRGPSACASHSSLVSSIEKDLQEIMDSLVLEEPGAAGKKPAATSPLSPMANGGRYLLSPPTSPGAMSVGSSYENTSPAFSPLSSPASSGSCASHSPSGQEPGPSVPPLVPARSSSYHLALQPPQSRPSGARSESPRLSRKGGHERPPSPGLRGLLTDSPAATVLAEARRATESPRLGGQLPVVAISLSEYPASGALSQPTSIPGSPKFQPPVPAPRNKIGTLQDRPPSPFREPPGSERVLTTSPSRQLVGRTFSDGLATRTLQPPESPRLGRRGLDSMRELPPLSPSLSRRALSPLPTRTTPDPKLNREVAESPRPRRWAAHGASPEDFSLTLGARGRRTRSPSPTLGESLAPHKGSFSGRLSPAYSLGSLTGASPCQSPCVQRKLSSGDLRVPVTRERKNSITEISDNEDDLLEYHRRQRQERLREQEMERLERQRLETILNLCAEYSRADGGPEAGELPSIGEATAALALAGRRPSRGLAGASGRSSEEPGVATQRLWESMERSDEENLKEECSSTESTQQEHEDAPSTKLQGEVLALEEERAQVLGHVEQLKVRVKELEQQLQESAREAEMERALLQGEREAERALLQKEQKAVDQLQEKLVALETGIQKERDKERAELAAGRRHLEARQALYAELQTQLDNCPESVREQLQEQLRREAEALETETKLFEDLEFQQLERESRVEEERELAGQGLLRSKAELLRSIAKRKERLAILDSQAGQIRAQAVQESERLARDKNASLQLLQKEKEKLTVLERRYHSLTGGRPFPKTTSTLKEVYRSKMDGEATSPLPRTRSGPLPSSSGSSSSSSQLSVATLGRSPSPKSALLTQNGTGSLPRNLAATLQDIETKRQLALQQKVESLPAEPLPTDDPAGQQVIEEQRRRLAELKQKAAAEAQCQWDALHGAAPFPAGPSGFPPLMHHSILHHLPAGRERGEEGEHAYDTLSLESSDSMETSISTGGNSACSPDNMSSASGLDMGKIEEMEKMLKEAHAEKNRLMESREREMELRRQALEEERRRREQVERRLQSESARRQQLVEKEVKMREKQFSQARPLTRYLPIRKEDFDLKTHIESSGHGVDTCLHVVLSSKVCRGYLVKMGGKIKSWKKRWFVFDRLKRTLSYYVDKHETKLKGVIYFQAIEEVYYDHLRSAAKSPNPALTFCVKTHDRLYYMVAPSAEAMRIWMDVIVTGAEGYTQFMN; the protein is encoded by the exons AAAGGACCCTTGGACCTGATCGAGACAGGCAAAGGGCTGAAAGTGCAAACGGACAAACCCCACCTGGTGAGCCTGGGCAGTGGGCGACTCAGCACAGCCATCACCCTCCTGCCGCTGGAGGAAG GGAGGACGGTGATTGGCTCTGCAGCCAGAGACATCTCACTACAGGGCCCAGGCCTGGCTCCAGAGCACTGCTACATCGAGAACCTGCGGGGCACCCTCACCCTCTACCCCTGTGGCAATGCCTGCACTATTGATGGGCTCCCTGTCCGGCAGCCTACCCGGCTCACTCAGG GCTGCATGTTGTGCCTGGGTCAGTCCACCTTCCTTCGCTTTAACCACCCGGCTGAAGCCAAGTGGATGAAAAGCATGATTCCAGCAGGGGGCCGAGCCCCTGGGCCCCCCTACAGCCCTGTTCCTG CAGAATCAGAAAGTCTGGTAAATGGGAACCACACCCCACAGACTGCAACACGGGGACCCTCTGCCTGTGCCAGCCACAGTTCCCTGGTGAGCTCTATTGAGAAGGACCTGCAAGAGATCATGGACTCACTGGTGCTAGAGGAGCCTGGAGCTGCTGGCAAGAAGCCTGCCGCAACCTCTCCACTGTCACCGATGGCTAATGGTGGGCGCTACCTGCTGTCTCCCCCAACCAGCCCCGGCGCCATGTCTGTGGGCTCCAGCTATGAGAACACCTCTCCAGCCTTCTCTCCACTCTCTTCACCAGCCAGCAGTGGAAGCTGTGCCAGTCACTCACCCAGTGGGCAAGAGCCAGGACCTTCTGTGCCCCCGCTGGTACCTGCCCGTTCCTCCAGCTACCATCTGGCCCTACAGCCCCCACAGTCCCGCCCAAGTGGTGCTCGCTCCGAGAGTCCTCGGCTGAGCAGGAAAGGGGGCCATGAGAGgcctcccagccctggcctccgGGGTCTGCTGACAGACAGCCCTGCAGCTACTGTCTTGGCGGAGGCCCGGAGAGCCACTGAGAGCCCCCGGCTGGGTGGGCAGCTGCCTGTGGTGGCCATCAGCCTGAGTGAATACCCAGCTTCTGGTGCTCTCAGTCAACCCACCAGCATTCCTGGCAGCCCCAAGTTTCAGCCTCCAGTCCCTGCTCCCCGAAACAAGATTGGCACACTCCAGGACCGCCCTCCCAGCCCTTTCCGTGAGCCTCCAGGCAGTGAGCGGGTGCTAACAACCAGCCCCTCACGCCAACTGGTGGGCCGAACATTTTCAGATGGGTTAGCCACCCGTACCCTGCAGCCTCCTGAGAGTCCCCGCCTGGGCCGGCGGGGCCTGGACAGTATGCGAGAACTACCCCCCTTAAGTCCATCTCTGTCCCGGCGAGCTCTCTCCCCGCTGCCCACCCGGACCACCCCAGATCCCAAGCTAAACAGGGAAGTGGCAGAGAGTCCTCGGCCCCGGCGCTGGGCAGCCCATGGGGCTTCACCAGAGGACTTCTCCCTGACGCTGGGGGCACGGGGCCGTAGGACACGGAGCCCCTCACCCACACTGGGTGAGTCTCTGGCACCCCACAAGGGCAGCTTCAGTGGCAGGCTGAGCCCAGCCTACAGTCTGGGCTCTCTTACTGGGGCTTCACCCTGCCAGAGTCCCTGTGTCCAGAGGAAGCTCTCCAGCGGGGACTTGCGGGTGCCTGTCACAAGGGAGCGGAAAAATAGCATCACAGAGATCAGTGACAATGAGGACGACCTCCTGGAGTACCACCGGCGACAGCGCCAAGAGCGGCTCCGGGAGCAGGAGATGGAGAGGCTG GAACGCCAGCGCCTGGAGACCATCCTGAACCTGTGTGCCGAATACAGCCGGGCTGATGGGGGACCTGAGGCTGGGGAGCTTCCCAGCATTGGGGAGGCCACCGCAGCATTGGCACTGGCAGGCCGGAGGCCCTCACGAGGCCTTGCAGGGGCCTCTGGGCGGAGCAGCGAGGAGCCTGGCGTTGCCACCCAACGCCTATGGGAGAGTATGGAGCGCTCAGATGAGGAAAATCTCAAGGAGGAGTGCAGCAGCACTGAGAGCACCCAGCAGGAG CACGAAGATGCACCTAGCACCAAGCTCCAGGGAGAGGTGCTAGCCCTGGAAGAAGAGCGGGCTCAGGTGCTGGGGCACGTGGAGCAGCTCAAGGTCCGTGTGAAGGAGCTAGAGCAGCAGCTGCAGGAGTCAGCCCGAGAG GCCGAAATGGAGCGGGCACTgctgcagggagagagggaggcagagcgGGCACTGCTGCAGAAGGAGCAGAAGGCAGTGGATCAGCTGCAGGAGAAGCTGGTGGCCTTGGAGACAGGCATCCAGAAGGAGAGGGACAAG GAGAGGGCGGAGCTGGCCGCGGGACGGAGGCACCTGGAGGCCCGCCAGGCGCTCTACGCCGAGCTCCAGACGCAGCTCGATAACTGCCCCGAGTCAGTGCGGGAACAGTTACAGGAGCAGCTGAGAAGG GAGGCAGAGGCCCTGGAGACTGAGACAAAGCTCTTTGAGGACTTGGAGTTCCAGCAGTTGGAGCGGGAGAGCCGCGTGGAGGAGGAGCGCGAGCTGGCCGGCCAGGGGCTGCTCCGGAGCAAGGCTGAGCTGCTCCGCAGCATCGCCAAGAGGAAG GAGCGCCTGGCCATCCTGGACAGTCAGGCTGGGCAGATCCGGGCTCAGGCCGTGCAGGAATCAGAACGCCTGGCCCGGGACAAGAATGCCTCCTTACAGCTGCTGCAAAAG GAGAAGGAGAAGCTGACTGTGCTGGAAAGGAGATACCACTCACTCACAGGGGGCAGGCCTTTCCCGAAGACCACATCGACCCTCAAAGAG GTTTACCGCTCCAAGATGGATGGCGAGGCCACCAGCCCCCTTCCCCGGACCCGCAGcggccccctcccctcctcctctggctcttcctcctcctcctcccagctcaGCGTGGCTACCCTGGGGCGTAGCCCCTCCCCAAAG AGCGCTCTACTCACCCAGAATGGCACGGGCAGCCTTCCTCGCAACCTGGCAGCCACACTGCAGGACATCGAGACCAAGCGCCAACTAGCTCTGCAGCAGAAGG TCGAGTCGCTTCCCGCCGAGCCCCTCCCAACCGACGACCCAGCAG GACAACAAGTGATTGAAGAGCAGCGGCGGCGACTGGCTGAGCTGAAGCAGAAAGCGGCAGCTGAGGCACAGTGCCAGTGGGATGCCCTTCACGGGGCAGCACCCTTCCCAGCGGGCCCCTCGGGCTTCCCCCCTCTCATGCACCACTCTATCCTACACCACCTGCCTGCGGGGCGGGAGCGTGGGGAGGAGGGTGAGCACGCCTATGATACGCTGAGTCTGGAGAGCTCTGACAGCATGGAGACCAGCATCTCCACCGGGGGCAACTCGGCCTGCTCCCCTGACAACATGTCCAG cGCGAGTGGTCTGGACATGGGGAAGATCGAGGAGATGGAGAAGATGCTGAAAGAGGCTCATGCAGAGAAGAACCGGCTCATGGAGTCGAGG GAGCGGGAGATGGAGCTGCGGCGGCAGGCCCTGGAGGAGGAGCGGCGGAGGCGTGAGCAGGTAGAACGGAGGCTGCAGAGTGAGAGTGCCCGGAGGCAGCAGCTGGTCGAGAAGGAGGTCAAGATGCGGGAGAAACAATTTTCCCAG GCACGACCCCTGACCCGCTACCTGCCAATCCGGAAGGAGGACTTTGACCTGAAGACACATATTGAGTCATCGGGCCATGGTGTTGATACCTGCCTGCACGTGGTGCTCAGCAGCAAG GTCTGCCGTGGCTACTTGGTCAAGATGGGCGGCAAGATTAAATCATGGAAGAAGCGCTGGTTTGTCTTCGACCGGCTCAAGCGCACCCTTTCCTATTATGTGG
- the PHLDB1 gene encoding pleckstrin homology-like domain family B member 1 isoform X3 encodes MCAWRAKAAAERTPARPGGPLATAMHRLGRGRGRPPGTQELWSLRTMDALNRNQIGPGCQTQTMVQKGPLDLIETGKGLKVQTDKPHLVSLGSGRLSTAITLLPLEEGRTVIGSAARDISLQGPGLAPEHCYIENLRGTLTLYPCGNACTIDGLPVRQPTRLTQGCMLCLGQSTFLRFNHPAEAKWMKSMIPAGGRAPGPPYSPVPAESESLVNGNHTPQTATRGPSACASHSSLVSSIEKDLQEIMDSLVLEEPGAAGKKPAATSPLSPMANGGRYLLSPPTSPGAMSVGSSYENTSPAFSPLSSPASSGSCASHSPSGQEPGPSVPPLVPARSSSYHLALQPPQSRPSGARSESPRLSRKGGHERPPSPGLRGLLTDSPAATVLAEARRATESPRLGGQLPVVAISLSEYPASGALSQPTSIPGSPKFQPPVPAPRNKIGTLQDRPPSPFREPPGSERVLTTSPSRQLVGRTFSDGLATRTLQPPESPRLGRRGLDSMRELPPLSPSLSRRALSPLPTRTTPDPKLNREVAESPRPRRWAAHGASPEDFSLTLGARGRRTRSPSPTLGESLAPHKGSFSGRLSPAYSLGSLTGASPCQSPCVQRKLSSGDLRVPVTRERKNSITEISDNEDDLLEYHRRQRQERLREQEMERLERQRLETILNLCAEYSRADGGPEAGELPSIGEATAALALAGRRPSRGLAGASGRSSEEPGVATQRLWESMERSDEENLKEECSSTESTQQEHEDAPSTKLQGEVLALEEERAQVLGHVEQLKVRVKELEQQLQESAREAEMERALLQGEREAERALLQKEQKAVDQLQEKLVALETGIQKERDKERAELAAGRRHLEARQALYAELQTQLDNCPESVREQLQEQLRREAEALETETKLFEDLEFQQLERESRVEEERELAGQGLLRSKAELLRSIAKRKERLAILDSQAGQIRAQAVQESERLARDKNASLQLLQKEKEKLTVLERRYHSLTGGRPFPKTTSTLKEAELLISESSEMGLGTKALGLFPGSSQAGASSVSLTPPASTLLCPKAQEYVMLEQLKVMRGTSPMPPAPVPGLSPWASASRDLVPTTCLPPMLPSSSFASITPSPKMEKLLLPAVDLEQWYQELMAGLGTGPAAASPHSSPPPLPAKASRQLQVYRSKMDGEATSPLPRTRSGPLPSSSGSSSSSSQLSVATLGRSPSPKSALLTQNGTGSLPRNLAATLQDIETKRQLALQQKVESLPAEPLPTDDPAGQQVIEEQRRRLAELKQKAAAEAQCQWDALHGAAPFPAGPSGFPPLMHHSILHHLPAGRERGEEGEHAYDTLSLESSDSMETSISTGGNSACSPDNMSSASGLDMGKIEEMEKMLKEAHAEKNRLMESREREMELRRQALEEERRRREQVERRLQSESARRQQLVEKEVKMREKQFSQARPLTRYLPIRKEDFDLKTHIESSGHGVDTCLHVVLSSKVCRGYLVKMGGKIKSWKKRWFVFDRLKRTLSYYVDKHETKLKGVIYFQAIEEVYYDHLRSAAKSPNPALTFCVKTHDRLYYMVAPSAEAMRIWMDVIVTGAEGYTQFMN; translated from the exons AAAGGACCCTTGGACCTGATCGAGACAGGCAAAGGGCTGAAAGTGCAAACGGACAAACCCCACCTGGTGAGCCTGGGCAGTGGGCGACTCAGCACAGCCATCACCCTCCTGCCGCTGGAGGAAG GGAGGACGGTGATTGGCTCTGCAGCCAGAGACATCTCACTACAGGGCCCAGGCCTGGCTCCAGAGCACTGCTACATCGAGAACCTGCGGGGCACCCTCACCCTCTACCCCTGTGGCAATGCCTGCACTATTGATGGGCTCCCTGTCCGGCAGCCTACCCGGCTCACTCAGG GCTGCATGTTGTGCCTGGGTCAGTCCACCTTCCTTCGCTTTAACCACCCGGCTGAAGCCAAGTGGATGAAAAGCATGATTCCAGCAGGGGGCCGAGCCCCTGGGCCCCCCTACAGCCCTGTTCCTG CAGAATCAGAAAGTCTGGTAAATGGGAACCACACCCCACAGACTGCAACACGGGGACCCTCTGCCTGTGCCAGCCACAGTTCCCTGGTGAGCTCTATTGAGAAGGACCTGCAAGAGATCATGGACTCACTGGTGCTAGAGGAGCCTGGAGCTGCTGGCAAGAAGCCTGCCGCAACCTCTCCACTGTCACCGATGGCTAATGGTGGGCGCTACCTGCTGTCTCCCCCAACCAGCCCCGGCGCCATGTCTGTGGGCTCCAGCTATGAGAACACCTCTCCAGCCTTCTCTCCACTCTCTTCACCAGCCAGCAGTGGAAGCTGTGCCAGTCACTCACCCAGTGGGCAAGAGCCAGGACCTTCTGTGCCCCCGCTGGTACCTGCCCGTTCCTCCAGCTACCATCTGGCCCTACAGCCCCCACAGTCCCGCCCAAGTGGTGCTCGCTCCGAGAGTCCTCGGCTGAGCAGGAAAGGGGGCCATGAGAGgcctcccagccctggcctccgGGGTCTGCTGACAGACAGCCCTGCAGCTACTGTCTTGGCGGAGGCCCGGAGAGCCACTGAGAGCCCCCGGCTGGGTGGGCAGCTGCCTGTGGTGGCCATCAGCCTGAGTGAATACCCAGCTTCTGGTGCTCTCAGTCAACCCACCAGCATTCCTGGCAGCCCCAAGTTTCAGCCTCCAGTCCCTGCTCCCCGAAACAAGATTGGCACACTCCAGGACCGCCCTCCCAGCCCTTTCCGTGAGCCTCCAGGCAGTGAGCGGGTGCTAACAACCAGCCCCTCACGCCAACTGGTGGGCCGAACATTTTCAGATGGGTTAGCCACCCGTACCCTGCAGCCTCCTGAGAGTCCCCGCCTGGGCCGGCGGGGCCTGGACAGTATGCGAGAACTACCCCCCTTAAGTCCATCTCTGTCCCGGCGAGCTCTCTCCCCGCTGCCCACCCGGACCACCCCAGATCCCAAGCTAAACAGGGAAGTGGCAGAGAGTCCTCGGCCCCGGCGCTGGGCAGCCCATGGGGCTTCACCAGAGGACTTCTCCCTGACGCTGGGGGCACGGGGCCGTAGGACACGGAGCCCCTCACCCACACTGGGTGAGTCTCTGGCACCCCACAAGGGCAGCTTCAGTGGCAGGCTGAGCCCAGCCTACAGTCTGGGCTCTCTTACTGGGGCTTCACCCTGCCAGAGTCCCTGTGTCCAGAGGAAGCTCTCCAGCGGGGACTTGCGGGTGCCTGTCACAAGGGAGCGGAAAAATAGCATCACAGAGATCAGTGACAATGAGGACGACCTCCTGGAGTACCACCGGCGACAGCGCCAAGAGCGGCTCCGGGAGCAGGAGATGGAGAGGCTG GAACGCCAGCGCCTGGAGACCATCCTGAACCTGTGTGCCGAATACAGCCGGGCTGATGGGGGACCTGAGGCTGGGGAGCTTCCCAGCATTGGGGAGGCCACCGCAGCATTGGCACTGGCAGGCCGGAGGCCCTCACGAGGCCTTGCAGGGGCCTCTGGGCGGAGCAGCGAGGAGCCTGGCGTTGCCACCCAACGCCTATGGGAGAGTATGGAGCGCTCAGATGAGGAAAATCTCAAGGAGGAGTGCAGCAGCACTGAGAGCACCCAGCAGGAG CACGAAGATGCACCTAGCACCAAGCTCCAGGGAGAGGTGCTAGCCCTGGAAGAAGAGCGGGCTCAGGTGCTGGGGCACGTGGAGCAGCTCAAGGTCCGTGTGAAGGAGCTAGAGCAGCAGCTGCAGGAGTCAGCCCGAGAG GCCGAAATGGAGCGGGCACTgctgcagggagagagggaggcagagcgGGCACTGCTGCAGAAGGAGCAGAAGGCAGTGGATCAGCTGCAGGAGAAGCTGGTGGCCTTGGAGACAGGCATCCAGAAGGAGAGGGACAAG GAGAGGGCGGAGCTGGCCGCGGGACGGAGGCACCTGGAGGCCCGCCAGGCGCTCTACGCCGAGCTCCAGACGCAGCTCGATAACTGCCCCGAGTCAGTGCGGGAACAGTTACAGGAGCAGCTGAGAAGG GAGGCAGAGGCCCTGGAGACTGAGACAAAGCTCTTTGAGGACTTGGAGTTCCAGCAGTTGGAGCGGGAGAGCCGCGTGGAGGAGGAGCGCGAGCTGGCCGGCCAGGGGCTGCTCCGGAGCAAGGCTGAGCTGCTCCGCAGCATCGCCAAGAGGAAG GAGCGCCTGGCCATCCTGGACAGTCAGGCTGGGCAGATCCGGGCTCAGGCCGTGCAGGAATCAGAACGCCTGGCCCGGGACAAGAATGCCTCCTTACAGCTGCTGCAAAAG GAGAAGGAGAAGCTGACTGTGCTGGAAAGGAGATACCACTCACTCACAGGGGGCAGGCCTTTCCCGAAGACCACATCGACCCTCAAAGAG GCCGAGCTGCTCATCTCCGAGTCCTCAGAGATGGGGCTGGGGACTAAGGCTCTGGGCCTTTTCCCAGGGTCTTCTCAGGCTGGGGCCTCCTCTGTCTCTTTAACCCCACCTGCTTCCACTCTTCTctgccccaaagcacaagag TACGTGATGCTTGAGCAGCTAAAGGTGATGCGGGGCACCTCGCCCATGCCCCCAGCCCCTGTGCCAGGCCTTTCTCCCTgggcctccgcctcccgggaccTGGTTCCCACCACCTGCCTTCCTCCCATGCTGCCCTCCTCCTCGTTCGCTTCCATCACGCCTTCACCTAAG ATGGAGAAGCTGCTGCTCCCTGCTGTAGACTTAGAGCAGTGGTACCAGGAGCTGATGGCCGGGCTGGGGACTGGCCCCGCTGCAGCCTCCCCTCACTCTTCTCCCCCGCCTCTGCCCGCCAAAGCTTCCCGTCAGCTGCAG GTTTACCGCTCCAAGATGGATGGCGAGGCCACCAGCCCCCTTCCCCGGACCCGCAGcggccccctcccctcctcctctggctcttcctcctcctcctcccagctcaGCGTGGCTACCCTGGGGCGTAGCCCCTCCCCAAAG AGCGCTCTACTCACCCAGAATGGCACGGGCAGCCTTCCTCGCAACCTGGCAGCCACACTGCAGGACATCGAGACCAAGCGCCAACTAGCTCTGCAGCAGAAGG TCGAGTCGCTTCCCGCCGAGCCCCTCCCAACCGACGACCCAGCAG GACAACAAGTGATTGAAGAGCAGCGGCGGCGACTGGCTGAGCTGAAGCAGAAAGCGGCAGCTGAGGCACAGTGCCAGTGGGATGCCCTTCACGGGGCAGCACCCTTCCCAGCGGGCCCCTCGGGCTTCCCCCCTCTCATGCACCACTCTATCCTACACCACCTGCCTGCGGGGCGGGAGCGTGGGGAGGAGGGTGAGCACGCCTATGATACGCTGAGTCTGGAGAGCTCTGACAGCATGGAGACCAGCATCTCCACCGGGGGCAACTCGGCCTGCTCCCCTGACAACATGTCCAG cGCGAGTGGTCTGGACATGGGGAAGATCGAGGAGATGGAGAAGATGCTGAAAGAGGCTCATGCAGAGAAGAACCGGCTCATGGAGTCGAGG GAGCGGGAGATGGAGCTGCGGCGGCAGGCCCTGGAGGAGGAGCGGCGGAGGCGTGAGCAGGTAGAACGGAGGCTGCAGAGTGAGAGTGCCCGGAGGCAGCAGCTGGTCGAGAAGGAGGTCAAGATGCGGGAGAAACAATTTTCCCAG GCACGACCCCTGACCCGCTACCTGCCAATCCGGAAGGAGGACTTTGACCTGAAGACACATATTGAGTCATCGGGCCATGGTGTTGATACCTGCCTGCACGTGGTGCTCAGCAGCAAG GTCTGCCGTGGCTACTTGGTCAAGATGGGCGGCAAGATTAAATCATGGAAGAAGCGCTGGTTTGTCTTCGACCGGCTCAAGCGCACCCTTTCCTATTATGTGG